The window GCCCATCTCGACGGCCTTTAAATTCTAATAAACCTTCATTATTTATAAGTCCCCAATCTCCAGTCTTCACAGTTCGGCTCCCATCTTCATGTAAAATGAAATGCTTCTTTGTAAGTTCATCATCCAGCCAATAGCCTAAAGCACAATATTTACTTCGAACTTGAATTTCACCTAAATCTCCATTGGCTACTTCTTTCCCATCATTATTGACTAAAGTCATTACACGGTCTTCCACGGCATATCCTACTGGAACAATGTTTGCAGAAATCTCTGTATGTTTATCAATAAACCATTGACGATAAATCGTTGCATTTTCAGTAGAACCTATACCAATATATAATTTACAGGCATCTGAAAATTCGTTTTTATAAATCTCAAAATCTTGCTTAAAAATTTTATCTCCTGCAAGATAAATTAACCTTACTGTATCTAATGATTGTGATTTATTAACCATTCCTGTTCTAAAAATACTGGGAATAGAATGATAAATAGTTAGTTCATTACGAACAATAAAGTCAATGATAGATGTTACGCCATTTTTTTGTAAGTTATTGATATATAATGTCGCACCTGTTAATAAAGCTCCATAAATATCTCTGATTGCTCCACTTACACTAGGTGAATAAAGTAAACTTAATTTATCTTCTGCCGTGATTTCAGCCACATTAATATATTGCATTACATCATGGAGAAGATTTCTCTGATTTTGAAAAACACCTTTGGGTTGTCCAGTTGAACCTGAAGTATAAATGATATACGCTAAACTTTCTGGTTTTTGATGAAAAGGTTGATAGGAATCTTTATCGAAATTAGGAGTAAAATCAATAAACTTGATTGAAGAATTTGTGCTATAGTCTTCTAAAATTGAAGTTTCGCTTATAATTACTTTTGCCTGACAATGGTTAATAATTTGCTGATTTCTTTGATGGGTATGTCCGGCATCTAAGGGGATATAACCCCTACCTGCTTCCAAACATGCTAACATCGCACATATAAAAAAAGCATTATTCTCTAGTAAAATGATGACTGGACCATCAATTTTATCTAATGCGTGTATTTCTCTCGCAATCGCGTTAGTGAGAACTAATACTTCACTATAAGTCAATAAATTTTTCCCGTCACTCAAAGCAATTTTCTGAGGAAATTGCTTTGAAATCTCTTCAAAATGTTCAAATACTGTACTATTAATCCAAGAATTAGGCAAAGTCTTGAATGTTTCATTCATCGGCTATAAAATTAAAAAGTAAACGTTATTATTATGATAGACTACGTACAAAATTTGTCCATAAATTTATTTTTTCATTTGGGAAATTTAAAGGTAATACACAATCACAAGTAAGAAAGCTGCTCGTTGGAAAATTATCAAGAATTTCTTTACAATCTTGGAAACTATTAGCCTTACTCAAAATATGATGGGCTAAACCATAAATAATAGGATAGCCCGCTTTTTCAATAGATTGAGTATTGCTTGTAGAAACTTCGCTATAAGCACAATGGATACTCATTTTGGGAATATTTTCAGCAATACAAGCATAGCAATCATTGCCGTGTAAGTGAAAAATAATAGAATCAAATAATTCTGAAGCCTTAATTAAACATATTTCATCGGAGTATCTACCAAATTGTTGGTATGTTTCGAGAGAAAGTATCTCTGTTTGCATGTGTTGTGTGACAAAGTATAGCCCTCCAACCCCAACCTTTGATGCTGCATCTATAGTTTTTTTGGTATTTTGAATAATCACAGCAAGGGCTGCGTGAATTGCTTCTGGTTCTTTCTGAGCAGTTTTAAGGAACAGTTCGATTCCCGAAATTTGAATTAATTGTGATAAAGGGCAAAATATTGTTACATAAACAGGTACGCTTACATTTTCACAACAAATGCGTAAAGCATCCAAGATTTCAACGAGCATTTTTTCTTGAAAAGAAAAACTTTTTAGATGGTAAAAATCTCGCGTTTCTTGCAAAGGGAAAGAGGTAATTTTACGTCTACCTAGCGAATCATTTTCCCATAGTTCATCTCCAGCTCCATAACATACTGCCAGCCAATCTCCAGCTGAAGTTAATTTAAGGAAATCAAATTGAAAGGTATTTTGAAAATCAATGGCCTCTTGTGCGAGCAGATGCCCATTCTGGTCTGAATACGGATGGTGTTTCCAAAATGAAATACCCATAGTTATTAAATAAGAAGTTGAGTTAGAAAGCGGAGTAAGTAAACTTAGAAAGGCTTAAATACTGATTAGCACAAATTTATAATTTTTACTCTTTTAGCCAGTCTAAGAGAGTATGTGTAATAAACAAAAATTAAGTATCAAAATTAGTTGTCAGATTGTATGAAAACAGCTTTCTAATTAAAAAAATCTATAAATGGCTGACTTGTGAGGTCAGCCATCTCTTTATTACAATTTAGGATTAAGGTTACATGATTTTCTGCAGGAGTTTATCATTTGTTGGGTCAAATAATCTTTACGATGTCTGCATTGGTATGGTACCTGACCGTATCTCTATTAGTCTGCCTAAGATTGTCATTATTGTAGTAATTAAGACACGAATCTACATCTTTTTGCAAGTCTTGCAAGGGGTACCAAGAAACTTATTAGTACAAAAAGTAGAAAAGAAACGTGTGATCAAACCTTTCACCACTACAATTGCATAACAACTTAACAAAATTTGATTTAGGTATGTTATTTTAACCCCTTATTTTCAGGCATTTTGTATTTCGTAACTCTGGTATCCTTGATAATGCCTTTCCAATTCAAGCCAAAGCCGAAATCATAGGTGTTTCCTTCCGAATCTTTATGGCAAGTCATATCGTAAGGTACGTCTTCGGCTTGTTTTTCTACTACGCTCATATTGGCAGGCATTTGCATTGGTAAAAGTGCCGATGGCTCATTTTTACCCGCAATGGTTTCAATAATGGCTTGGTCTTGCACACCAAAACTTAATAAAATAGCCGAAGCAGAAGGCTCAATTTCAGAGAAAACCATTGGGTTGGTTGTATTCACTACCACAACCACTGGTTTGTTTTTCATTTTTGCCTTGGTGTTTAGCACCAATTGCATATCAGTAATATTTGGCACTTTGGCTATTTTTCCTTTGTACGAACGATTCGTGAAATTTTCTAAAATATCTCCGCCTGCAATACTTACCTCACGGGCATCATCGGCTTTATAGTCATTGTATTGCAAACTGATTGGCACATAGCCGTTTCCTCCATTTTTAGTATCTTCTTTGTCATAACCAATCGAAGCCTTTGGATTTTCGATGAAAACAAAGGCAAAATCCGCCTCGTCGACATTATCAGTTACGTTGAAATGCTTTTTCACGATTTCTAAATTTACTGGATAATCTTCCGACGCTGGTGTTTCCATACCCAAGAAATTACGGCTGGCAGCTACAAATCTTTTTGGCACATAAACCGTCTTTTTTGTAGTTATCGGTAATGTTTTTGCTTGATTTTTCAACATCACGATTGATTTCAATTGGGCTTCGTAACCTGCTTTCATGAATTCAGGTTTTCCAACAATGACTTTTGTTTCTTCAGTATTCAAATAAGGATTCTCGAAAACACCAACTCTGAAAATATTTTTCAATAATCGTACTGCCGAAGCTTCCATTCGGGCTCTCATTTTGGCTTCGCCGTGTTCTTTAATGCCCATTTCATACGCTTCAAGGAGCGGTTTGATGTTATTATTACCACCGTATTGGTCAACACCTGCCATGAGTGCTTTATAGTGAAGTTCGACCAAAGAAAGGTTTTCTACGCCCCACGCCTTACCGTCTAAAAACGAATCCATGGCTTTGTGTAAAGCCACCACCGACCAATCGGTACAAACTACGCCATCGTAGCCATATTTGGTACGAAGCAAGTCCGTAATCATGTATTTATTGTAATTATTGGCCACATTTTCATGGTTTTTCTTATCTTGATTCCACGAAATGGTGTAGTAAGGCATAATTGCCGAAGCCATTTTGGTTTGTCCTTTGAGTTTAAATGCTCCTTGTGTAAAAGGTATCAAGTGTGCCTCAAAATTATTGCCTGGATAAACCGCAAACTTCCCATTAGCATAGTGTGCATCACGTCCTGCTTCTCCTGCACCGCCACCTGGCCAGTGTTTTACCATCGCATTTACACTTTTCGCTCCCCAAACACTCGACTGAAAACCATCGCAATAGGCTTGCCCCATGGCAGCCGAAAGCCACGGACTTTCGCCAAATGTGCCATTGAAACGTCCCCAACGTGGTTCGGTAGCAATATCTACTTGTGGCGAAAGGGCAGTTGTAATACCCAAAGCACGGTACTCCGCAGCGGCAATTTTCCCAAATTTTTCAATCAAAGTTGGGTCGAAAGTGGCAGCCATACCCAACGAACTTGGCCACATCGAAATTTCACCACCCGCAGCAGCATCGTATTCGGCTCTTGCTTTAGTTCCGTGGCGTGGGTCAGAGCTATTGTTTGCAGGAATTCCCAAACCCACACTTTCACAGTAAGCCTGCATTTTATTATTCCATTTGGCCGCTATTTCTGGCGTTTGTACGGTTGTAATCAACACGTGGCGAAGGTTATCTTCGGCTAAGAATTTCTTTTGTTGGTCGGTCAAATCGCTTGGGTCGGTTTCGCCTGCTTTGAAAGGTTTTCCGCCGTAAGTTCCAGCAAAATATCCACCCGGGCGAGCAGGAATAGATTGGTGCGAAGAATATAACATTAAACCTGCAATTTGCTCAACGCTAAGTTTCGATGCTAAATCTTTGGCACGAATATCATCCGCCAAACGCCAGTCTTCGTATTTATCAAGTTTACCGTTTTTATTAAGGTCTTTGAACGATAAACCATTGATAGTCAAAATTTTTACTCCTGAAGTTGGAGCATAAGCGATGGTTTTTCCACCTTTATTTTGGATAACCTTAAAAACAGATTCTTGGGCGATTGCACTCACAAAACCCGTAAAGAGTAAGGCGGTTAAGGTACTTTTTTTCATGATTTTTATTGGTATTTGATATAAAAAACAATTTGATTCTTACGCAAAAATGCTGATAAACGTAAGTAATCTACCCTACATTTATCAGCTTTTGAAATTAGTTGGTCAATATTATGCCGTGGGCATTTGATATTGGTAAAAAATAATCTTCAAAATAATATATTTCATCCTTACGGGATTTAGTAATCTTTTGAGATTTTCCTCACTACCAATATTAATTCCCTAACGGGAAAATTCTACTCTTTAAACTTCTTAACCTAAACTACCTTATTTCTTAAAATCCCGATACCTTCAATTTCGAGTTCAACTACATCGCCAGGTTCGAGCGGACGATGAACGGTAAAATTATTTTCGATTAAACTGCCCCAACCGAGTGTACCTGAGCCAAGAATATCGCCCGGCATTAGGTTTACGTTGTTTTCGGAAGCTCGCTCAATCATCTGCTCAAAATTGTAGTACGATGTTTTATAATTTCCTTCACAAACGGTTTGGCCATTGATACGAGAAGTCATTTTCAGATTTAGTCTATCGCCTGCCACTATTGGTACGCTGATGGGTTCTTGAAAAACACTCTCATCGAATGGCACTCGGTACTGCTCCATTTCGTCGGCAGTAACGATAAAAGGGCCAATGGCATTGGCAAAATCTTTGCCTTTGTGCGGCCCCAGCGGAATCTCCATTTCTACTTTTTGAATCGCACGGGCTGTCCAATCATTGAAAATCGTATAACCAAAAATGTACGGACGGGCATCGGCGGCTTTAATATCTTTGCCTTTTTTACCAATGATACAAGCAATTTCAAGTTCAATATCCAATTTGGTTTCTTTGGTCGGACGTTTGATTTCATCCTCAGGGCCATAAATGGCTTGGTGGTTGGTGAAATAAAAAATCGGCATATCGTACCAAGCAGGACCAATTTTATGTCCGAATGAACGAGAGGCATTTTGCATGTGCATCTCAAAACCGATGTAATCACGGAAACTACGTGGATTGGGCAGCGGTGCTAAAAGTTTTACCTCTGCCAAGGTGTAATGTGGCTCAACTTCGCCCAACGCTTTGATAATCTCGAAATAGGTTTCGTGGTTATCAATAAAAGTGAGCATATCGGTCGGCAATTTTTCATTAGCCAAACGCATATCAACTACACTTTCGCCCACGAGCCAACCGATGCGACTTTCTTGATTTTTATTTAATAATGTTACGAGTTTCATTTTGATTTTTTTTACAAAATATTTTAAATACCCATTCGGAAATCCTTTACGTTGGTTTCGGCGAATTGAAATTCGGAGAAAACAGATTTATTTCCCTTTCCAGCGGGCGATTGAGAACCAATGCCTATTTTCAAATTTTTGCCATATTCATTTTTGAAAACCCTGACCAATTGCCAAGTTTTGGCATCGAGCGAATAATAAAAACCAACCACTTTGGTATCGGATGAAATCTTTAAATAGACCGATTTCGCAGGAATTGCATCGTGGTTATTATCATCAGAAAACTCCTTAGTTTTTACGGTTACGATTCGACCAATCATACGTTCATCTACTTCAAAGGCAAATTTGAGCCATTCCGAATCGCTTACATACAAAAAGGCCATTCCTGCATCATATTTTACGAGGTGCGTGGGATTGACTTTGATAGAAAAAGTAAACGGTTTGAAGTTATCAACGGGCATCAACAACAACGGGGCATTTGCCTTATTATAAGGTGGTTGGCCAGGTTCGATAAAGAAATCGGTCTCTGTACTCGAA of the Emticicia oligotrophica DSM 17448 genome contains:
- a CDS encoding uroporphyrinogen decarboxylase family protein, producing the protein MGISFWKHHPYSDQNGHLLAQEAIDFQNTFQFDFLKLTSAGDWLAVCYGAGDELWENDSLGRRKITSFPLQETRDFYHLKSFSFQEKMLVEILDALRICCENVSVPVYVTIFCPLSQLIQISGIELFLKTAQKEPEAIHAALAVIIQNTKKTIDAASKVGVGGLYFVTQHMQTEILSLETYQQFGRYSDEICLIKASELFDSIIFHLHGNDCYACIAENIPKMSIHCAYSEVSTSNTQSIEKAGYPIIYGLAHHILSKANSFQDCKEILDNFPTSSFLTCDCVLPLNFPNEKINLWTNFVRSLS
- a CDS encoding glycoside hydrolase family 3 protein; this translates as MKKSTLTALLFTGFVSAIAQESVFKVIQNKGGKTIAYAPTSGVKILTINGLSFKDLNKNGKLDKYEDWRLADDIRAKDLASKLSVEQIAGLMLYSSHQSIPARPGGYFAGTYGGKPFKAGETDPSDLTDQQKKFLAEDNLRHVLITTVQTPEIAAKWNNKMQAYCESVGLGIPANNSSDPRHGTKARAEYDAAAGGEISMWPSSLGMAATFDPTLIEKFGKIAAAEYRALGITTALSPQVDIATEPRWGRFNGTFGESPWLSAAMGQAYCDGFQSSVWGAKSVNAMVKHWPGGGAGEAGRDAHYANGKFAVYPGNNFEAHLIPFTQGAFKLKGQTKMASAIMPYYTISWNQDKKNHENVANNYNKYMITDLLRTKYGYDGVVCTDWSVVALHKAMDSFLDGKAWGVENLSLVELHYKALMAGVDQYGGNNNIKPLLEAYEMGIKEHGEAKMRARMEASAVRLLKNIFRVGVFENPYLNTEETKVIVGKPEFMKAGYEAQLKSIVMLKNQAKTLPITTKKTVYVPKRFVAASRNFLGMETPASEDYPVNLEIVKKHFNVTDNVDEADFAFVFIENPKASIGYDKEDTKNGGNGYVPISLQYNDYKADDAREVSIAGGDILENFTNRSYKGKIAKVPNITDMQLVLNTKAKMKNKPVVVVVNTTNPMVFSEIEPSASAILLSFGVQDQAIIETIAGKNEPSALLPMQMPANMSVVEKQAEDVPYDMTCHKDSEGNTYDFGFGLNWKGIIKDTRVTKYKMPENKGLK
- a CDS encoding fumarylacetoacetate hydrolase family protein, yielding MKLVTLLNKNQESRIGWLVGESVVDMRLANEKLPTDMLTFIDNHETYFEIIKALGEVEPHYTLAEVKLLAPLPNPRSFRDYIGFEMHMQNASRSFGHKIGPAWYDMPIFYFTNHQAIYGPEDEIKRPTKETKLDIELEIACIIGKKGKDIKAADARPYIFGYTIFNDWTARAIQKVEMEIPLGPHKGKDFANAIGPFIVTADEMEQYRVPFDESVFQEPISVPIVAGDRLNLKMTSRINGQTVCEGNYKTSYYNFEQMIERASENNVNLMPGDILGSGTLGWGSLIENNFTVHRPLEPGDVVELEIEGIGILRNKVV
- a CDS encoding DUF1349 domain-containing protein, which gives rise to MKYLSLIFILFLGCSEEKKGSNSPTKIAWMFSESLNKAKENSKVFGSDSLEMVSSTETDFFIEPGQPPYNKANAPLLLMPVDNFKPFTFSIKVNPTHLVKYDAGMAFLYVSDSEWLKFAFEVDERMIGRIVTVKTKEFSDDNNHDAIPAKSVYLKISSDTKVVGFYYSLDAKTWQLVRVFKNEYGKNLKIGIGSQSPAGKGNKSVFSEFQFAETNVKDFRMGI